Within the Ochrobactrum vermis genome, the region CGCCGTTATCACGGGCGGCGCAAAAGGGATCGGACGGGCCATCGCCGAACTCTTCGTCGAGGCGGGTGCAACTGTTATCATTATCGACCGCGATGTGGTCGCGGGTGAAGCGGCTGTTGCCGAGCTAAACACCAATCGAGCAGCTTCGGCGCAATTCTATGCGCTGGATGTGACAGACCGGGATGCCAGCGAACAGGTGGCCGAAGCTATAACGCGTAATATCGGCGCGCCCGACATCCTCATCAATAATGCAGGTATCGTCAGGAATGGGCCTGCAAGCGATGTCACGGAAGCGGACTGGCGTGCAGTGATTGACGTCAATCTCAATGGCGTTTTCTACTGCGCGCAAGCGTTTGGAAAGCGCATGGCCTCGGTCGGGCGTGGGGCGATCGTTAACATGTCTTCCATGTGCGGAGCAATCGTTGTCCACCCTCAACCGCAGATCGCCTATAACGCCGCCAAGGCGGGTGTAAATCTTATCACGAAGTCACTGGCGGTTGAGTGGGCGAAGCAGGGCGTACGGGTGAATGCTGTCGCCCCCGGTTACACCGCGACGGAACTGACACTGGCCGGACGCAGCAATAAAGAATGGTTTTCTACCTGGCTTGCCATGACGCCACAGGGGCGGCTGGGTGAGCCGCGAGAAATCGCCAATGCGGTTCTGTTTCTCGCATCCGATGCCGCAAGCTTCGTAACCGGCACTGTGCTGGCGGTTGATGGCGGCTATACGGCTCTTTGAATTTCTGGAGGAGTTAAAAATGGAACATCCGGCAAAGATCGCGCTTGTTACCGGCGCCAGTCGGGGTATTGGGCGCGCAATTGCTGTGGGTATGGCCCAACGCGGCTTCGATGTGGCGATCAATGACATTGAACGCCAGAAAGATGCGCTCGAAGAGGTCGCGAAA harbors:
- a CDS encoding SDR family NAD(P)-dependent oxidoreductase; this translates as MLKDFQLTGKNAVITGGAKGIGRAIAELFVEAGATVIIIDRDVVAGEAAVAELNTNRAASAQFYALDVTDRDASEQVAEAITRNIGAPDILINNAGIVRNGPASDVTEADWRAVIDVNLNGVFYCAQAFGKRMASVGRGAIVNMSSMCGAIVVHPQPQIAYNAAKAGVNLITKSLAVEWAKQGVRVNAVAPGYTATELTLAGRSNKEWFSTWLAMTPQGRLGEPREIANAVLFLASDAASFVTGTVLAVDGGYTAL